In Cryptomeria japonica chromosome 10, Sugi_1.0, whole genome shotgun sequence, a genomic segment contains:
- the LOC131069430 gene encoding glycine-rich cell wall structural protein 1.8-like, protein MGGAPVAVGQRSDGWAATGWQHSGGVVAGRKKGPGSRRGGRELSGGRGLSGGGQGGGRRLSGELGPQAGGGGGAGRFPTAGAIGRPTVRAGLAERRGMQPEGQAAGKRRHRGPKAAEAGDCRAAGGKV, encoded by the coding sequence aTGGGTGGCGCACCAGTGGCGGTCGGGCAGAGATCCGATGGCTGGGCGGCGACCGGGTGGCAGCATAGTGGCGGAGTGGTGGCCGGTCGGAAAAAAGGGCCGGGGAGCCGGAGGGGCGGTCGGGAACTGAGCGGCGGTCGGGGACTGAGTGGCGGGGGCCAGGGCGGAGGCCGCAGGTTGAGCGGTGAGCTGGGGCCACAGGCAGGCGGCGGCGGAGGTGCAGGGAGGTTTCCAACGGCGGGGGCCATAGGGAGGCCGACGGTGAGAGCAGGGCTGGCGGAGCGGAGAGGCATGCAACCGGAAGGCCAGGCTGCTGGGAAGCGGCGGCATAGGGGACCAAAGGCGGCAGAGGCCGGAGACTGCAGGGCCGCTGGGGGCAAAGTGTAA